A stretch of Aspergillus nidulans FGSC A4 chromosome VI DNA encodes these proteins:
- a CDS encoding protein CYP648A1 (transcript_id=CADANIAT00009805), whose product MFQAASSVLSTLYQICANGAQAPLPAGSVWAILVLLLVALILLVCRYADSYDGVPVVNRICALEPRVFSRIRFAFNAEQILQDAYRKYDGKPYIIARGDADYLVLPSESVTELNRLPASIINSRMCHAYSMTGHLNGMNVVLKSNLHVKTLLNRITPALPAFLGPASARMQATMQETFPSVSSWTTIEPLDLVVGCVSRAITLAAVGEPWCDDTELVNLTFEHTKLVFTVMFAMRLVPAALQPVLVWMLPHKWRLQKSLQRLESFIVPIVQECKAAKPRPATERPSTLLAWMVAEATNDVEEDPYVLTELLAALAAGGTYSSANFIVSVILDLIANPQFLDEIREEIRQKHEELQGRWDFAAFNNLPKLDSAFKETIRLTPGSLTTYSRVMLQDYTLSTGITLKKGQFICVSSYARAKDDEIYQNAGSYDALRAYNESQQYHAAQPFKGVYQQEFRWGAGRWACAGRHLASLLAKFIVVKLLDEYEFQFVPGSHRPPNSVFHEFVFVHPSTRLLTRRREENLGICCW is encoded by the exons ATGTttcaagcagcttcatcTGTACTGTCTACGTTATATCAGATCTGTGCGAACGGAGCTCAAGCGCCGCTTCCTGCAGGCTCAGTCTGGGCGATACTTGTGCTACTGCTCGTTGCCCTGATATTGCTCGTGTGTCGCTACGCCGACTCATATGACGGCGTTCCTGTTGTCAACCGCATTTGTGCCCTGGAACCCCGCGTTTTCTCGCGTATCCGGTTTGCGTTCAATGCTGAACAGATTCTTCAGGATGCCTATCGGAAG TATGACGGGAAGCCATATATCATTGCCCGAGGAGATGCCGACTACCTTGTCCTTCCCTCAGAGTCCGTGACTGAGCTTAATCGTCTTCCTGCGTCGATCATTAACTCCCGAATGTGCCATGCATACTCGATGACCGGGCATCTGAACGGTATGAACGTCGTCCTTAAGAGCAACCTTCACGTGAAAACACTCCTGAATCGGATTACTCCGGCTCTACCGGCTTTCCTGGGACCGGCCAGTGCTCGCATGCAAGCAACCATGCAGGAAACATTTCCTAGTGTAAGCAGTTGGACGACGATCGAACCGCTGGATCTGGTCGTTGGTTGCGTGAGCAGGGCGATCACACTGGCGGCTGTTGGAGAGCCTTGGTGCGATGATACCGAGCTCGTGAATTTGACATTCGAGCATACAAAGCTAGTGTTCACCGTGATGTTTGCAATGCGCCTGGTGCCGGCAGCACTGCAACCAGTGCTCGTCTGGATGCTACCCCACAAGTGGCGTCTACAAAAATCTCTCCAAAGGCTGGAGTCGTTCATAGTTCCAATCGTCCAAGAGTGCAAGGCCGCAAAACCCCGACCTGCGACCGAGAGGCCTTCTACCCTACTTGCGTGGATGGTAGCGGAGGCCACGAACGACGTGGAAGAAGACCCGTACGTACTCACAGAGCTCCTGGCGGCTCTTGCTGCTGGGGGCACCTACAGCTCGGCAAACTTTATCGTCAGCGTTATCCTCGATTTGATAGCCAATCCACAATTCTTGGATGAGATTCGGGAAGAGATCCGCCAAAAACACGAGGAGCTTCAAGGTCGGTGGGACTTTGCAGCTTTCAATAATCTGCCCAAGCTAGACTCCGCGTTCAAAGAAACAATACGGCTCACACCCGGCAGCCTCACGACCTACAGCCGCGTAATGCTCCAGGACTATACACTATCGACTGGTATTACTCTCAAGAAGGGACAATTTATCTGCGTTTCAAGCTATGCTCGGGCAAAGGATGACGAGATATATCAGAACGCAGGAAGTTACGATGCGTTACGGGCTTACAATGAGAGCCAGCAATATCACGCGGCGCAGCCTTTCAAGGGTGTGTACCAACAGGAATTTAGATGGGGGGCTGGCCGTTGGGCTTGCGCTGGACGGCATCTCGCGTCTCTGCTGGCCAAGTTCATTGTCGTGAAACTATTGGATGAGTATGAGTTTCAGTTTGTTCCAGGGAGCCATCGACCACCCAACTCGGTTTTTCACGAATTTGTGTTTGTCCATCCTAGCACAAGGCTTCTAACCAGACGCAGGGAAGAGAATCTGGGAATCTGTTGTTGGTAA